GGGCTTTTCGGGCGCCTTGTCAGCCGGCTCCGTTTTCATGCCTGAAAACCGCTTCTATTCCACCTGTCTACTCATCGGCTAAAACGCGCTGATTCTAAAGCTATTGTCACTATTTAGCATTGGGCTTATAATAGTTTGCTAAGGCATAACCGCAAGGTTATCAAACCAAAGGGGACCGATGACCGAAAATAACGAGCATCTGGGGCAGGATCATGAAACGGCGGGGGCCAAAACCCTCTCCCAGACCATGTCTGAACTGGACAACTTCCTGGACATCCCGCTCACCATCAGCGTGGAGCTTGGCCGCTCCGCCAAAAAGGTGCGGGAAATTCTGGCGTTACAGTCAGGATCGGTAATCGAGCTTAAAAAGCTCGTCGGCGAGCCCATGGAGATTTATATAAACGGACTGCTCACCGCCCGGGGCGAAGTGGTGGTGGTCAACGAACGTTTCGGCATCCGCGTTACAGACGTGATAGACCCGCTGGAGATAATCAGGTTCCAGATGTGATCAGGTTTTCTCTTTCAGAAACTTTTCAACCATCTTCTCCACGTTGCTTTTGAACACTTCCCGCGAAAACCGCAAAGTGTTAGCGCGAATCGCATCGGAATCACGGAAGCGCCCCAGGTTCGCCTCAAACCGCTCCACCGCGCCGCAAAGGGACTCCGCCGTCTGATCCTTGAAAAACACTCCGGTGGGCTGCCTGCCTTCAGGCGCCTCGAACGATACCAACGTCTCCAGTGCGCCGCCGCTTGCATACGCCATCACCGGCGTCCCGCATGCGTTAGCCTCCACAGGAATGATCCCGAAATCCTCCTCGCCAGGATATATCAGAGCCAGAGTACCTTGATATAATTCGCGCAGCCGCTCCCTGCTGGCGCCGCTCTCAAAAGTTATGGCCGGCCCGGCTATGGCGCGAAGCCTTTTATCGTCCTCTCCGCCGCCGGCAATATGCAACGGTTTGCCAAGCCTGTTGAACGCCTCGATGGCCAGGTCCACCCGTTTGTATGGGGCGAAGGCCGAAACCACAAGATATCCCTCCCGCTTAACCGGATTTTCCGCCGTTGTATAAAAATCCACGTCCACCGGTGGATACACCACGTCCGCATCGCGGTTGTAATGCCGTTTTATCCGGTCGGCGACGTGATGGGATATGCCGACGAACTTGTCCACCCGGTTTGCCGTCCGTTGGTCCCACCGGCGCAGATACGGCATCACAGCGCCGATGGCGGCCAGAACGGGGGCCGAAAACCGCTGGCGGTTGAAATATTGCGGATACATGTCCCACGCGTAGCGCATCGGCGTGAAGCAATAGCAAAGGTGTGGCGCGCCGCCGCTCTTTATCCCCTTGGCCACGCAATGGGAAGACGACAGCACCAGGTCGTACCCTTCCAGCTTGTGCGATTCTATAGCCTTTGGCATCAGCGGCAGGAACCAGCGGTATTTCTTCTCCACCGCCGGGAAGTTCTGAAGGAACGACGTGAAGATCCTGTGGCTTTCTATTGATTGGGACAAGGAGCCCTTTACGTGCAGCAACGTAAAAATGTCCGCCTCCGGAAATATTTCGCAAAAAACTTCCAGCACGTTCTCCCCCCCGCGCATTCCTGTCAGCCAGTCGTGAACCAGGGCGACTTTCATGATCGCGCCGCCTCTTCATATGTTTGCAGCGTGGCTATCGCCATTTTCTCCCACGAAAACATTTTTAAACGCTCAAATCCCCTGGCAACCATGGCTTCCCTGAACGCTGGCTCGCTGACTATCTTCACCAGCGCATCCGCCATGGTCTTATGGTCGTCCGGGTCCGCCATCATCGCCGCGTCCCCCAGAATCTCCGGCATCGGAGCCCTGCTGGATGCCACCACCGGAACGCCGCACGCCATCGCCTCCAGCGGCGGCAACCCGAAACCTTCGTCATAAGAAGGGAATAATAGCGCCCTCGCCCCTGAATACAGCGCCTGCATCTCCTCCTTGCTCACATTGCCGAAGAACATGGCTTTATTTCCAAGCTTTTCGAACCGCCTGCGGCTATCTTCCAAAATCCTGCCTGCGATAACGAATTGTGAATCCTTTAAAATCTCCATCACGCCCGCCACCGCGCCAAGGTTCTTGTGCGGTCTGTCCGAACCTGTGAAAAGAAAATAGCCGGGCTTTATTCCCATCCGGCCAAGGATGGCATTTATCTCCCCCTCCGCCGTCCGGTGAAAATCGCCAACGCCGTTGTGGATCACTTTTATTTTATCTTCCGGAGCGTTCACAACGTTCACAAGCCGCTCTTTTGTATGGCCGGACACGGCGATAATTTTACGTGCCCGGCAGACCGCGGAGCCGATCATCATGCGAGCGTAATTGCGGGCCATGAATCCGTAGCCCGGATCGGTGACGTGGATTATGTCATGCACCGTCACCACCGGCGGAACTTTCAGAAAATACGGAAGGACGTAATGCGGGGCGTGGAACAGGTCCAGCTTCATCCCGTTGGCCGCCGCCGCCAGTGTCCAGTGCTCCGCTATCGAATATTTGCCGGAGTGTTCGGCTATTTTGGCGACCCTGTCCGATGGATAGTCAAAGGCGTTCATATCCAGCGGTGAAAGGAACAATGTGTAATGGTGTGAGCTTTCCACCTTCAACAGGTTTTCCACCAGGTTGGAGATGTAGCGGCCGATGCCGCTGTCCATTATTTTCCGCGCGTCTATACCTATTCGCATTATTTGAAACTTTATGGGATAGCCCCACGCAAGTCAACAGAAGCGATTGACTCGGCATCTTCCGGACGCTATCATCAGCCACAATGAATATCCTGAAAATACAGAAACTCGACCACAGGGCGCATGCCCCGGAAAAAGCCCATCCCGGCGATCTGGGATACGACCTTTTCGCGCTGGACGCCGTGAACTTGCCCGCCGGTGAAATGCGCCGCCTGCGCACAGGCGTGGCGGTGGAATTTCCTGAAGGTTGGGGCGGGGTGATAAAGGACCGCTCTTCAATGGCGTCAAAGCGGATCGTCACAAGCGGCGGCGTTATTGACCACGGTTATCGT
This genomic window from Nitrospinota bacterium contains:
- the fliN gene encoding flagellar motor switch protein FliN, with translation MTENNEHLGQDHETAGAKTLSQTMSELDNFLDIPLTISVELGRSAKKVREILALQSGSVIELKKLVGEPMEIYINGLLTARGEVVVVNERFGIRVTDVIDPLEIIRFQM
- a CDS encoding glycosyltransferase translates to MKVALVHDWLTGMRGGENVLEVFCEIFPEADIFTLLHVKGSLSQSIESHRIFTSFLQNFPAVEKKYRWFLPLMPKAIESHKLEGYDLVLSSSHCVAKGIKSGGAPHLCYCFTPMRYAWDMYPQYFNRQRFSAPVLAAIGAVMPYLRRWDQRTANRVDKFVGISHHVADRIKRHYNRDADVVYPPVDVDFYTTAENPVKREGYLVVSAFAPYKRVDLAIEAFNRLGKPLHIAGGGEDDKRLRAIAGPAITFESGASRERLRELYQGTLALIYPGEEDFGIIPVEANACGTPVMAYASGGALETLVSFEAPEGRQPTGVFFKDQTAESLCGAVERFEANLGRFRDSDAIRANTLRFSREVFKSNVEKMVEKFLKEKT
- a CDS encoding glycosyltransferase family 4 protein produces the protein MRIGIDARKIMDSGIGRYISNLVENLLKVESSHHYTLFLSPLDMNAFDYPSDRVAKIAEHSGKYSIAEHWTLAAAANGMKLDLFHAPHYVLPYFLKVPPVVTVHDIIHVTDPGYGFMARNYARMMIGSAVCRARKIIAVSGHTKERLVNVVNAPEDKIKVIHNGVGDFHRTAEGEINAILGRMGIKPGYFLFTGSDRPHKNLGAVAGVMEILKDSQFVIAGRILEDSRRRFEKLGNKAMFFGNVSKEEMQALYSGARALLFPSYDEGFGLPPLEAMACGVPVVASSRAPMPEILGDAAMMADPDDHKTMADALVKIVSEPAFREAMVARGFERLKMFSWEKMAIATLQTYEEAARS
- the dut gene encoding dUTP diphosphatase — its product is MNILKIQKLDHRAHAPEKAHPGDLGYDLFALDAVNLPAGEMRRLRTGVAVEFPEGWGGVIKDRSSMASKRIVTSGGVIDHGYRGEILVLVSNLSGEEFAIAEGQKIAQLVPCHVTNWQVEVAEELNGTSRGANGFGSTGAHKVRA